A genomic window from Purpureocillium takamizusanense chromosome 2, complete sequence includes:
- a CDS encoding uncharacterized protein (COG:S~EggNog:ENOG503P2EN), with product MPVEKQLPDRYEIRVLEPQHLEWAAAIVSHSNLFHSPVWPLLYPELKAKRAYATQKEARYLVGHQIASGYSLGVFDKEYQFKRPQSSATGGALYWNEGGAGDEDASSATLLEQMDFPLVSVALAYDSFHPLDMDKMAGLIEVLPVYQDFYTVLAARDGRDPESWKAKGPGEVLFRNATSTRHEYEGKGIMGALARHMMREMAGKGFRGIQIECAADAVTHVWSNPPAPFKGEVVSEFDMERYEEEGEDGQKRNQFYPSKQRATKVYCTLK from the coding sequence ATGCCTGTCGAAAAGCAGCTGCCGGACCGGTACGAGATCCGCGTCCTGGAACCCCAGCACCTGGAGTGGGcagccgccatcgtctcgcACAGCAACCTCTTCCACTCGCCCGTGTGGCCGCTCCTCTACCCGGAGCTCAAGGCGAAGCGCGCCTACGCGACGCAGAAGGAGGCGCGCTACCTCGTCGGGCACCAGATCGCGTCGGGCTACTCGCTGGGCGTCTTCGACAAGGAGTACCAGTTCAAGCGGCCGCAGTCGTccgccacgggcggcgcgctgtACTGGAACGAGGgcggggccggcgacgaggacgccagttccgcgacgctgctggagcaGATGGATTTCCCGCTCGTGTCCGTGGCGCTGGCCTACGACAGCTTCCACCCGCTCGACATGGACAAGATGGCCGGGCTGATCGAGGTGCTGCCCGTGTACCAGGACTTCTACACGGTCCTCGCCGCGAGGGACGGGCGCGACCCGGAGTCGTGGAAGGCCAAAGGGCCTGGCGAGGTGCTGTTCCGCAAcgcgacgagcacgcggcACGAGtacgagggcaagggcatcaTGGGCGCCTTGGCGAGGCACATGATGCGCGAGATGGCGGGCAAGGGCTTCCGCGGGATCCAGATCGAgtgcgccgccgacgccgtcacgCACGTGTGGAGcaacccgcccgcgcccttCAAGGGCGAGGTGGTGAGCGAGTTCGACATGGAGAGgtacgaggaggagggcgaggacgggcagAAGAGGAACCAGTTTTACCCCTCGAAGCAGCGCGCGACCAAGGTGTACTGCACGCTGAAATAG
- the TOS4 gene encoding target of SBF (COG:S~EggNog:ENOG503NVJS), whose amino-acid sequence MDSPPARLQDAAGEPSLPAASSSTMTGSGSAAASTLTSSSANASGTKRSAPALLPAFEPLSSSPGLPRPLKRQNTGSSGAHKYPTPVPTSSTGILSSSPLRRPTSFLRRKASGGVAIDSADASPSERAHHHYQHQHQHRAPLSAVPALELPENGEAVAMGRSSNSSQFQLSANRLVSRVHLTARYVAAANPLQANRLEILCTGWNGLKLHCQGRTWELFKGDSFTSETEGTDVLVDVLDARVMIQWPKRRAALADTAANLSDSSWDDSPPRSRHARANSLLLQSSPLRRTTRIASPESPTPAGPGGHLTSSQRLQALLPTGSRERAAAEEQASIEIYEDEPELPEPKGEAAIMVDAGASMRTEATNSFSSDLSDPEDDEHNPDEENDPIVHSFGPFGADISGRLASITTKSPKAPSLPGSPIKKRTVPPMKTFRAGEIPCSPTPMVKEETEDAVAAAEAAALPSVEELDPSITNHVINQLAFSRLSSTPLSTIMQNLPAEAKTDPSLTPNLLRTAIEATPCVGIIRRQGKDAAGKALESEYYYVPEHDGDEQRRAAVVDGLRKPSLRNCRKQHKQYYWKRPRTP is encoded by the exons ATGGACTCGCCTCCTGCGCGGCTGCAGGATGCCGCGGGTGAGCCCTCGCTGCCAGCCGCCAGCTCATCCACCAtgacgggctcgggctcggccgcggcctcgacgttgacctcgtcgtctgccaaCGCGTCCGGCACCAAGAGATCTGCCCCGGCCCTGCTGCCGGCGTTTGAACCGCTCTCGTCCTCACCGGGCCTGCCGCGTCCCCTCAAACGCCAGAACACGGGCAGCTCCGGCGCGCACAAGTACCCAACTCCAGTGCCCACGTCAAGTACCGGCATTCTCTCGAGCTCCCCGCTGCgaaggccgacgagctttCTCCGCCGGAAAGCTTCGGGTGGTGTTGCCATCGACAGTGCCGACGCCTCACCGTCGGAgcgcgcccaccaccattaccaacaccaacaccagcacCGCGCCCCTCTctccgccgtgcccgccctTGAGCTGCCCGAGAatggcgaggccgtggccatgggcCGTTCCAGCAACTCTTCGCAGTTCCAGCTCTCGGCCAACCGCCTCGTCTCACGCGTCCACCTCACCGCGCGAtatgtcgccgccgcaaaccCCCTGCAGGCGAACCGCCTCGAAATCTTGTGCACCGGATGGAACGGCCTCAAGCTGCACTGCCAGGGCCGTACGTGGGAGCTCTTCAAGGGCGACAGCTTCACCAGCGAGACCGAGGGCACTgatgtcctcgtcgacgtcctcgacgcgcgtGTCATGATACAGTGGCCCAAGCGGAGGGCCGCCCTGGCTGATACCGCGGCTAACCTCTCCGATTCGAGCTGGGACGACTCACCGCCGAGGTCCCGCCATGCGAGGGCAaactcgctgctgctgcaatcATCTCCCCTCCGTCGCACCACGCGCATCGCGTCCCCCGAGAGCCCGaccccggccggccctggcggccatcTGACGAGTtcgcagcgcctgcaggcCTTGCTGCCGACAGGAAGCCGCGagagggcagcggcggaggaaCAGGCCAGCATTGAGATTTACGAAGATGAGCCGGAGCTGCCCGAGCCCAAGGGTGAGGCGGCCATCATGGtggacgccggcgcgagcATGCGGACGGAGGCCACGAATAGCTTCTCAAGTGACCTAAGCGACCCCGAGGATGATGAGCACAACCCAGACGAAGAAAACGACCCCATTGTGCACTCGTTTGGACCCTTTGGGGCCGACATCTCTGGCAGGCTGGCTTCGATAACGACCAAGTCGCCCAAG GCCCCATCGCTTCCCGGCTCGCCCATCAAGAAACGCACCGTACCGCCCATGAAGACGTTCCGTGCCGGCGAGATTCCATGCTCGCCCACCCCCATGGTCAAGGAAGAGACGGAAgatgcggtggcggcagcagaagCGGCAGCTCTGCCATccgtcgaggagcttgaTCCGAGCATCACCAACCACGTCATCAACCAACTCGCCTTCTCGCGACTGTCGTCCACGCCCCTCTCCACCATCATGCAGAACCTGCCCGCCGAAGCCAAGACGGACCCGAGCCTGACGCCCAACCTGCTGCGAACCGCCATCGAGGCGACGCCCTGCGTGGGTATcatccgccgccagggcaaggacgccgcgggcaaggccctcgagagcGAGTACTACTACGTGCCCgagcatgacggcgacgaacagcggcgggcggccgtggtAGATGGGCTGCGCAAGCCGAGCCTACGAAACTGCAGGAAGCAGCACAAG CAATATTACTGGAAGCGGCCGCGTACGCCCTAA
- a CDS encoding uncharacterized protein (COG:U~TransMembrane:13 (o49-71i122-146o152-173i180-201o213-233i254-274o286-306i318-344o364-382i387-407o419-439i451-475o527-548i)~EggNog:ENOG503NY96) gives MKRGTIIQRRTGKVWDELPDDWDPTTGVPPHGRLQHKDANPNPIPTPQYLSGVQVLIVLTSITLAAFLLLLDSTIISTAVPSITSEFHSLKDVGWYGAAYQLSSAALQPLVGKLFTLFDIKAVYLVFFFIFEVGSVVCAVAGGSLVLILGRVIAGLGVAGMYTGGMIIVGSCIRPESRALCTGIMMGCGQLGLVTGPLIGGVFTERLSWRWCFYINLPLGALIFGGTAFVRLPNPSPLQPLRSVLPTLHRSLDLVGFLLVAPAVSILLVALEWGGAGDYAWSSPTLIGLFWTSGVLAAAFAGWICYRGDQRALIPPGLFRSRVVVASCGVTLAVMGASFVSTYWLPIYFQTVRGDTPIWSGVHLLPNVIPSLVVSIVVGALVGKIGYYLPFAVAGGTVVALSGALLATLTPSSPPAAWAGYQVALGVGRGLAVQAGYLAMSHAVPAETLPLAVSLMIFLQYLVGSVLLTLAQVVFTSQFRAELPRRAPGIDVEAILSAGASGVGKAAIPLDKLVAVIGAYSASVTKVFYLTSFMGVVLFVAALFSGWVDTRKKTPPPPLLLLEEDTCEEEGDDDVELEDLEDLTWSEKLDEVFPRPSYI, from the exons ATGAAGAGGGGCACAATCATACAGCGGCGGACCGGCAAGGTCTgggacgagctgcccgacgactGGGACCCGACGACTGGCGTCCCTCCTCACGGCAGGCTACAACATAAAGATGCGAATCCGAACCCGATCCCGACGCCGCAGTACCTCAGCGGCGTGCAGGTGCTGATCGTCCTCACGTCCATCACGCTAGCCGCgttcctgctgctccttgacTCGACCATCATCTCGACCGCGGTCCCGAGCATCACGTCCGAATTCCATTCCCTAAAGGATGTTGGGTGGTATGGCGCGGCCTACCAGCTCTCGAG TGCCGCTCTGCAGCCGCTCGTGGGCAAGCTCTTCACGCTCTTCGACATCAAGGCCGTCTAtctcgtcttcttcttcatcttcgaGGTCGGATCCGTGGtgtgcgccgtcgccggcggctcgtTGGTCCTCATCCTGGGGAGAGTCATTGCCGGTCTCGGAGTCGCGGGCATGTACACTGGCGGCATGATCATTGTCGGGTCGTGTATCAGGCCCGAATCGAGAGCAC TTTGCACTGGCATCATGATGGGAT GCGGacagctcggcctcgtcaccgggccgctcatcggcggcgtcttcaccGAGAGGCTCTCCTGGCGGTGGT GCTTCTACATCAACCTCCCGCTCGGGGCCCTCATCTTcggcggcaccgccttcGTCCGGCTCCCCAACCCGTCCCCCCTGCAGCCCCTGCGCTCCGTCCTCCCGACGCTGCaccgcagcctcgacctcgtgggcttcctgctcgtcgcgcccgccgtgtccatcctgctcgtcgcgctggaatggggcggcgccggcgactaCGCGTGGAGCTCGCCCACGCTCATCGGCCTCTTCTGGACCTCGggcgtcctggccgccgcctttgccggctGGATCTGCTACCGCGGCGACCAGAGGGCCCTCATCCCGCCGGGGCTGTTCCGgagccgcgtcgtcgtcgccagctgcGGCGTCACCCtggccgtcatgggcgcCAGCTTCGTCTCCACGTACTGGCTGCCCATCTACTTTCAGACCGTCAGGGGGGATACCCCGATCTGGAGCGGCGTGCACCTGCTGCCCAACGTGATTCCGTCCTTGGTGGTGAgcatcgtcgtgggcgcCCTGG TCGGCAAGATCGGCTACTACCTCCCTttcgccgtggccggcggcaccgtcgtcgccctctcCGGGGCCCTCCTCGCGACGCtcacgccgtcctcgcccccaGCCGCATGGGCGGGCTACCAGGTGGCCCTGGGCGTCGGGCGCGGGCTCGCCGTGCAGGCGGGCTACCTGGCCATGTCGCACGCCGTgccggccgagacgctgccgctggccgtcTCGCTCATGATCTTCCTGCAGTACCTCGTCGGGTCCGTGCTGCTGACCCTCGCCCAAGTCGTCTTCACCAGCCAGTTCCGCGCCGAGctcccccgccgcgccccgggcatcgacgtcgaggccatcctctcggccggcgcgtcgggcgtgggcaaggccgccatccctctcgacaagctcgtcgccgtcatcggcgcctACTCCGCGAGCGTGACCAAGGTGTTTTACCTGACTTCGTTCATGGGCGTCGTGCTGTTCGTCGCGGCCCTCTTCTCGGGGTGGGTTGACACCAGGaagaagacgccgccgccgccgctgcttcTCTTGGAAGAGGATACgtgtgaggaggagggagacgacgacgtggagctCGAGGACTTGGAGGATCTGACTTGGAGCGAAAAGCTCGACGAAGTATTTCCACGTCCCAGTTATATATGA